The region CTATCTCCACCTTCTCTTATTTTTCTAATCAATTCATCTATTTCACCAACTGTAAAGACCGTGCTTTCTCCATTGGAAAAATGATTGGTACAATCAAGTGAGTAAATTGTCTTTCCTTGTAGCACCATTTCCTGCAACACTTGCTCCATAGCGGGTCCATAGTTAATATCTAGATAAACATCTGTTTTATCTATTATATCCTGCTTCATTTTAGGATCAGCACATGGATAAATATAACAATTTGAATAACGTTGCAATTCTATAATATTAGGGGAAAAGTATGTTGGAGCTACAATATGAAATTGAATATCTGGCAATCTTGCAAGTAAATATCCTATACTTTCGATATCTCCTGTATTAGTAAAAACACTTACATGATGGGATATAGGTAAAATCAATTCTTCAAATCGTTCTGTTAATACATAAGAATCCAAGAGGATATCATTCCAATTCAAACCATAATAAAACCACCAAATTTCCCGAAAGCGATTAAAGCGAAAATGTTTCCACGGTTTATTCTCCGTCGTGTAGTGGATAATATTAGGAACACCATCAAATAATTCGTACCAGCCATAATCTCCCAAATAGTGTCTATGGGCATCTTGACCCACTTGTAAATTATAGGTTAAATCCAAGCGTTTCCATCTATCTTTAAACAATATATTAAAAATCCCCTGATCTCCGTATACATGTTCATGATGAGCTATAGTTAACTCAAATAACTGTCTGGAAATATCTTCTTCACGCCACCTATCCGTATCAATTAGTAATACGCCTGAATTAAACTCCTCATCAGTAGTAGGAATATCTGGAACAGCTCCAAGTGGGTAACCATCCAAATCAATATCAAACAACGCTGCCAAACTAGAGGTTACGACAATATCACTATCAAGATAGAGAACCTTCTTCTCAAAAACATAATTAGGAATAAAATATCGAAGGTAGGCTGCAGAACTAAGGTGAGGTGTAGGAAGATGGAAGTGACTGATTGTATCATTTGTTATTTTTATATTTATAATTTCAGAATTTAATACAGACAATCTTTTGTTCATCAATTGAAACCACTCTGTAGGAAAATCACTGTTGAAAATATAAAAACTTATATCTGAATTGTGACTACAGACTGACTTTATCGTTGTTTCCACCTTATCCATATAATTGCTATCTGCCCCAAGTACTATAGCTTTTTTTGATTGTATATTATTCCCCTTCATCCCTAGTCTCCATTGTCATCTTTCTCTAATTGCTGACGAATCGCCTCAACCATTTTATTTTTTTCTTCTATCTTAAAAACTTGTATATCATCATTAATTCTGTGAACTACGTTTGAAAAAGCAAATATCTTCTTTCCTTTTTCTATAGATCTACCCACGATACCATCTACTTCTTCCCAATGATTAATATCAAGATATATATCTGAACGAATCAATAAATCTTCAATGATGTCATTATGGTGAATATTTGTATATAGATTGACATTATCAAACTGATCAAATTTTTCTAAATAAGGAGAAATATTTGTTTTGGCTACTATATGAAATGCAACGTCTGATAATTCGGTAACTAAAAATTCTAGCTCCTCTAGAGTATCAGATGCAGTCAAGGTAAAAGCATGATAATAATAATTTTTCCTAGGAGTAATTTTTAAGTTTTGTTCAGAAGTAACAATTGAATCAGCTGGAATGTCTTTATAAATTAATGCATTAGCTCCAATAATTACATTATCCCCAATCGAAACTCCTTTTAGTATTACTACATTACTTCCTATCCAACAATTATTACCAATTGTTATTTTTTCACAATTAAATCTAAGTTTTTCAACATGATAATTAGAGTATCTATGATTGCTATCAAAAATCCTTACACCATCTCCAAACATGGTATCCTTGCCAATTTCAATTTCCTTTCCACAACGGATAGAACAATGGTCATTGAAAAAGACTCTATTACCAATACTAAGCTTTGCTCCTTCACTAACTTCCAAACTTGTAAAAGAACGCATTGTTACTCCCTGGCCGATCTGAAGGAAAGCCCCCTCTGATATTTCAACATGGTGATACTCTCCCTGAAAGTT is a window of Streptococcus mitis DNA encoding:
- a CDS encoding DapH/DapD/GlmU-related protein, which encodes MNLNIPINFQGEYHHVEISEGAFLQIGQGVTMRSFTSLEVSEGAKLSIGNRVFFNDHCSIRCGKEIEIGKDTMFGDGVRIFDSNHRYSNYHVEKLRFNCEKITIGNNCWIGSNVVILKGVSIGDNVIIGANALIYKDIPADSIVTSEQNLKITPRKNYYYHAFTLTASDTLEELEFLVTELSDVAFHIVAKTNISPYLEKFDQFDNVNLYTNIHHNDIIEDLLIRSDIYLDINHWEEVDGIVGRSIEKGKKIFAFSNVVHRINDDIQVFKIEEKNKMVEAIRQQLEKDDNGD
- a CDS encoding glycosyltransferase family 8 protein, translated to MKGNNIQSKKAIVLGADSNYMDKVETTIKSVCSHNSDISFYIFNSDFPTEWFQLMNKRLSVLNSEIINIKITNDTISHFHLPTPHLSSAAYLRYFIPNYVFEKKVLYLDSDIVVTSSLAALFDIDLDGYPLGAVPDIPTTDEEFNSGVLLIDTDRWREEDISRQLFELTIAHHEHVYGDQGIFNILFKDRWKRLDLTYNLQVGQDAHRHYLGDYGWYELFDGVPNIIHYTTENKPWKHFRFNRFREIWWFYYGLNWNDILLDSYVLTERFEELILPISHHVSVFTNTGDIESIGYLLARLPDIQFHIVAPTYFSPNIIELQRYSNCYIYPCADPKMKQDIIDKTDVYLDINYGPAMEQVLQEMVLQGKTIYSLDCTNHFSNGESTVFTVGEIDELIRKIREGGDRNA